One segment of Tenrec ecaudatus isolate mTenEca1 chromosome 1, mTenEca1.hap1, whole genome shotgun sequence DNA contains the following:
- the MED8 gene encoding mediator of RNA polymerase II transcription subunit 8, with protein sequence MQREEKQLEASLDALLSQVADLKNSLGSFIYKLENEYDRLTWPSVLDSFALLSGQLNTLNKVLKNEKTPLFRNQVIIPLVLSPDRDEDLMRQTEGRVPVFSHEVVPDHLRTKPDPEVEEQEKQLTTDAARIGADAAQKQIQSLNKMCSNLLEKISKEERESESGGLRQNKQTFNPTDTNALVAAVAFGKGLSNWRPSGSSGPGQPGQPGAGAILAGASGLQQVQMTGAPGQQQSMLSGVQMGQAGQPGKMPSGIKTNIKSASMHPYQR encoded by the exons ATGCAG agggaggagaagcAGCTTGAGGCATCGTTAGATGCACTGCTGAGTCAAGTGGCTGATCTGAAGAACTCACTGGGGAGTTTCATTTACAAGTTGGAGAACGAGTATGACCGGCTGACCTG GCCCTCCGTCCTGGACAGCTTCGCCCTGCTCTCTGGACAGTTGAACACTCTGAACAAGGTTTTGAAGAATGAAAAGACGCCACTGTTCCGTAACCaggtcatcattcctctagtgttgtccccagacCGCGATGAGGATCTCATG CGGCAGACTGAAGGGCGGGTACCTGTTTTCAGCCATGAGGTAGTCCCTGACCATCTGAGAACCAAGCCTGACCCTGAAGTTGAAGAACAGGAGAAGCAATTGACGACGGATGCTGCCCGAATTGGTGCCGATGCAGCTCAG AAGCAGATCCAGAGCTTGAATAAAATGTGTTCAAATCTTCTGGAGAAAATCAGCAAAGAGGAGCGAGAATCGGAGAGTGGCG GTCTGCGGCAGAACAAGCAGACCTTTAATCCGACAGACACCAATGCCTTGGTGGCTGCTGTTGCTTTTGGGAAAGGACTGTCGAATTGGAGACCCTCGGGCAGCAGTGGTCCAGGCCAGCCAGGCCAACCAGGAGCTGGGGCAATCCTGGCGGGAGCCTCGGGATTACAGCAGGTGCAGATGACAGGAGCTCCAGGCCAGCAGCAGTCCATGCTCAGTGGGGTGCAAATGGGCCAAGCAGGCCAACCAG GGAAAATGCCAAGTGGGATAAAAACTAACATCAAGTCCGCGTCAATGCATCCCTACCAGCGGTGA